Sequence from the Pedobacter sp. D749 genome:
GTACAATACATTAGTGGTTTTAGAATGGATGAGGATTTTATCCGGAAACTAAAAAAAAGCTACCCTGACTTGTTATTAGTTGGAGATGGCACCCAGTTTTTGGGTACTACTGCCTTTAATTTTGAAAAATCGGGCTTAGATGCATTGATTGGTAGTGGTTACAAGTGGCTTTTAGCCGGATATGGAAACGGTTATGCCTTGCTTTCCGATCAGATGAAAAATGCCATTTATAATAAAAACAAACTGGCCGAATTACCTACAGCGCCTTTCTTAAAAGGCAAAGATCATTTATCTATGTGTTTCGAACCCGGGCATCTGGATACCTTAAACTTCGGCACGTTAAACGAAAGTTTAAATTATCTTGGTTCATTTGGTTTCGATTGGATTGAAAAAACCACGCAAACGCTCAGTAATCAAGCAAGATTGGAGCTAAATTCAAGAGGATTAGTTCCCGACTGGATGCTCGACAGAAAGTATCAATCGACAATTATGAGTATGCCTCTGGATCAAAAAACAGTAGATAAACTTGATGCCGCCAAAATACTCTGCTCACCAAGAGGGGCAGGTACAAGGATTTCCTTCCATTTTTATAATAAGGAAGAGGATTTAAACCGGTTGTTACAAGTTTTAGATGGCAAGAGCTAATCTACTTTCCAAATGGCATCTACAAAATATTGGTTGTGATCAAAAAAACGTTGAAGAGGTTTAAAGCCTGTTTTCGCGGCCAATTGATCAATATCACTTAAGGAATATTTTTGTGAGATTTCCATAAAAATATATTCATTTTCGATAAAATGAATGGCATGGCGGCCAATATTTACAATCTGGTTTTTTAAACTGATGAGGTAACTTTTACAGGCACCTGATGCCGGATCGTAACTGGCATAATGTTCAAATTGATCAATATTAAAATCACCATCGAGTTCTTTATTGATGCGTTGAAGTAGATTGAGATTGAAAGATCTGGTAATTCCGCCTTTATCGTTATAGGCAGCTAAAATTTGTTGCGGATTTTTTTTGAGGTCGAAGCCGATAATGAGCAGGTCGTTTGGAGAAAGTAATTGCTTTAAAGACAAACAGAAACTTTCAGCATCGGCAATTGTCATGTTACCAATATTTGCGCCCATAAACAGCACCACTTTTCTACGTTCCGACAGTTCAGTGGCTTTTTTCAGCATGTCGAAATAATCGCCATTTAGCCCTTTAATATCCAACGAAGGAATTTTTTTAGGCAGATTTTCTTCCAGATCAGAAATTACATGCGCTGAAATATCAATCGGAAAATAACTAAATTCCATCTGATCGTCCAGCAGTGATTTTAACAGATGAATGGACTTGGTGGCATCACCAGCACCCAACTCGATCAGGTCGAAGGCAGTACCATCTGCAGATATGGCTTGCGAAAGTTGCGCAGACTGATACTGGAGGATTTCCATTTCTGCATTGGTTAGATAATATTCTTCCATTTCCATAATCTGCTGAAATATGCGGTCTCCGGTAGCATCATAAAAATACTTGGAAAGCATAAATTTTGGCTCAGATCGTAGTCCTGTTAAGGTTTCCTGAAGAAATTGCGTTTTGTTGTCGGTTGTTATTTCAATGGTAGTGGTGCTCATGTTTATTTTATTTTACCAGGCGTATGCCCGTATATTGCCATCTTAAATGCGGATGAAAGAAATTTCGATAAGTAATGCGTGAATGATTTTGCGGAGTAGCTATGGATGCTCCGCGAAGCACTTTCTGATTGACCATAAATTTGCCGTTATATTCGCCAATGGCCCCGGCTGCTTTACTAAAGCCAGGATAAGGGAGGTATGCGCTTTCAGTCCACTCCCACCTTTCGCCCCAATTAAAGCTTTTTGCGGCCACTTCCCATTCAAATTCGGTTGGCAAACGCATGCCGCTCCAACTGGCATAGGCATAAGCTTCGTAATAACTGACATGACTTACCGGCGCATTCGGATCAATTGGTAAAAGTCCGCCCAAAGTGTAATTAAACCATTCTCCATTAATCGAATGCCAATACATGGGTGATGTGATGCAGTTGCTTTTTACCCAATCCCATCCTTCGGAGTGCCAATAATTAAAATTTTCATATCCGCCTGCTTTGATAAATTCTAAAAATTCGGCATTGCTTACTAATGTTTTACTGATGGCAAAATCGTGCAGGTAAACTTTATGTTTGTTCAGTTCATTGTCAAAGCTAAAACCCGTTCCTTCATAACCAATCTCATAAACACCTTCGGAAATATTGATAAAGCCGGGTTCTGGGTTGTTCATTGCTAAAACTTCTTTTCTGTCTTTCGAATAGACGGGAAAAAGCGGATTGTTACCCAAAATAAATTTAATATCAGTAAGTAACAATTCCTGATGCTGCTGCTCGTGGTTAAAACCTAAAACCAATAATTCCTTAACTTCATCCTTTAGTGGTGTCTTTAAAAAATTTGTCATGGCTTCATCTACATAAGCCCGGTATTGGTAAATTTCATTCACGCTTGGCCGACTTAAATTACCCCGGTCGGTACGGATTACC
This genomic interval carries:
- a CDS encoding L-histidine N(alpha)-methyltransferase, whose amino-acid sequence is MSTTTIEITTDNKTQFLQETLTGLRSEPKFMLSKYFYDATGDRIFQQIMEMEEYYLTNAEMEILQYQSAQLSQAISADGTAFDLIELGAGDATKSIHLLKSLLDDQMEFSYFPIDISAHVISDLEENLPKKIPSLDIKGLNGDYFDMLKKATELSERRKVVLFMGANIGNMTIADAESFCLSLKQLLSPNDLLIIGFDLKKNPQQILAAYNDKGGITRSFNLNLLQRINKELDGDFNIDQFEHYASYDPASGACKSYLISLKNQIVNIGRHAIHFIENEYIFMEISQKYSLSDIDQLAAKTGFKPLQRFFDHNQYFVDAIWKVD
- the egtB gene encoding ergothioneine biosynthesis protein EgtB; this translates as MTLLEEYLQIRKYSEQICEPLQTEDYVVQPVVDVSPPKWHLGHTTWFFETFILKPFSANYQVYNDDYNFVFNSYYETVGNRVIRTDRGNLSRPSVNEIYQYRAYVDEAMTNFLKTPLKDEVKELLVLGFNHEQQHQELLLTDIKFILGNNPLFPVYSKDRKEVLAMNNPEPGFINISEGVYEIGYEGTGFSFDNELNKHKVYLHDFAISKTLVSNAEFLEFIKAGGYENFNYWHSEGWDWVKSNCITSPMYWHSINGEWFNYTLGGLLPIDPNAPVSHVSYYEAYAYASWSGMRLPTEFEWEVAAKSFNWGERWEWTESAYLPYPGFSKAAGAIGEYNGKFMVNQKVLRGASIATPQNHSRITYRNFFHPHLRWQYTGIRLVK
- a CDS encoding aminotransferase class V-fold PLP-dependent enzyme — protein: MNLSFPILKEYTYLNTANSGILSTNLAEWRTQHDQAFIAGGSIFKMENIPIITDLRNNIAKLFSSKPENTYLVQNFSVGFNTLLSGLDKNHRFLLLEEEYPSVSYPIISMGFDYHSIPIDEKLEENIINVIEKFKPTILAFSMVQYISGFRMDEDFIRKLKKSYPDLLLVGDGTQFLGTTAFNFEKSGLDALIGSGYKWLLAGYGNGYALLSDQMKNAIYNKNKLAELPTAPFLKGKDHLSMCFEPGHLDTLNFGTLNESLNYLGSFGFDWIEKTTQTLSNQARLELNSRGLVPDWMLDRKYQSTIMSMPLDQKTVDKLDAAKILCSPRGAGTRISFHFYNKEEDLNRLLQVLDGKS